The following are from one region of the Phormidium sp. PBR-2020 genome:
- a CDS encoding PIN domain-containing protein, with product MILADTGPLIALIDKGQGDIHVRCVQTYKTLTGSLITTWPCFTEAMYFLSELRGWQAQAILWEFIDRKALFLHVTSEAECQRMKVLMEKYRDMPMDLADASLVAVAERQKIKRIFTLDSDFYAYRLYDRDAFDVIPI from the coding sequence ATGATTTTGGCCGATACCGGACCTCTCATTGCCCTGATTGATAAAGGCCAGGGAGACATTCATGTTCGCTGTGTTCAAACTTACAAAACACTAACAGGTTCTCTGATAACAACATGGCCCTGTTTTACGGAAGCGATGTACTTCTTGTCAGAATTACGGGGTTGGCAAGCACAGGCGATCTTGTGGGAGTTCATCGATCGAAAAGCCCTGTTTCTTCACGTCACAAGTGAAGCAGAATGTCAACGCATGAAAGTTTTGATGGAAAAATATCGAGATATGCCTATGGATTTGGCAGATGCTTCTCTGGTTGCTGTTGCGGAACGTCAAAAAATCAAGAGAATCTTTACATTAGATAGTGATTTTTATGCTTATCGACTCTATGATAGAGATGCTTTTGACGTGATACCCATATAA